A genomic segment from Thermodesulfobacteriota bacterium encodes:
- the hisB gene encoding imidazoleglycerol-phosphate dehydratase HisB, with amino-acid sequence MSRKAKVERKTSEVTVSVDINLDGKGKYDIETGIPFFNHMLSQFAKHGYFDLKIKAKGDIDIDYHHTVEDVGLALGEALLKALGDKRGIARFGEAFVPFDETLIFASVDLSGRPFFVHKVLRQKGKVGDFDVELEKEFFKSLSNSLMCNLHIELKHGDNIHHIIEAAFKAVGRALDRASMIDARSKGIPSTKGKL; translated from the coding sequence ATGTCAAGAAAAGCAAAAGTAGAAAGAAAAACATCTGAAGTTACTGTATCAGTAGACATCAACCTCGATGGAAAAGGCAAGTATGACATTGAAACTGGCATACCGTTTTTCAATCATATGCTATCACAGTTTGCAAAGCACGGTTATTTCGATCTAAAAATTAAAGCTAAGGGAGACATAGATATAGATTACCACCATACGGTTGAGGATGTCGGACTTGCTTTGGGCGAAGCACTCTTGAAAGCACTTGGAGACAAAAGAGGAATAGCCAGATTCGGAGAAGCTTTCGTTCCCTTCGATGAAACCCTTATTTTTGCCTCAGTTGACCTTAGCGGTAGACCTTTTTTCGTCCATAAGGTCCTGAGACAAAAGGGTAAAGTTGGTGATTTTGACGTTGAACTAGAAAAAGAGTTTTTTAAATCATTATCGAATAGTCTCATGTGCAATCTGCACATTGAATTAAAACACGGGGATAACATCCATCATATAATCGAAGCAGCCTTTAAGGCTGTAGGCCGGGCACTCGATCGAGCATCTATGATCGATGCACGCTCAAAAGGAATTCCTTCAACCAAGGGAAAACTTTGA
- the hisH gene encoding imidazole glycerol phosphate synthase subunit HisH gives MIAIIDYGMGNLRSVSKGFESLGYSTSVTRNPEEILNSSGIVLPGVGAFGDCVRNLGEFSLIEPIKKSIIEEKPFLGICLGLQVLFEESEESPGITGLGIFNGKIVKFPKFNDKRLKIPHMGWNQVELAKETPLLKGIPNRSWFYFVHSYYPEPEDQEIIVGRTTYGIDFTCAVSKGNIFACQFHPEKSSNLGLRILSNFALLCKEKKRL, from the coding sequence ATGATTGCGATAATCGATTATGGAATGGGAAATCTCAGAAGTGTCAGCAAGGGTTTCGAAAGCCTTGGATATTCAACGTCTGTAACTAGAAACCCCGAAGAGATTCTAAATTCAAGTGGTATTGTGCTTCCTGGGGTTGGCGCATTCGGTGATTGCGTTAGAAATCTTGGTGAATTTAGTCTAATAGAGCCAATTAAAAAATCCATAATAGAAGAAAAGCCTTTCCTGGGAATTTGTCTCGGACTGCAAGTCCTGTTTGAGGAAAGTGAGGAGTCACCAGGAATCACAGGACTGGGAATCTTCAATGGCAAGATTGTTAAATTCCCAAAATTCAACGACAAAAGGCTAAAAATACCTCACATGGGTTGGAATCAAGTCGAACTTGCTAAAGAAACACCTTTACTTAAAGGAATACCAAATAGGAGCTGGTTCTATTTTGTACACTCATACTATCCAGAGCCTGAAGATCAGGAAATTATCGTAGGGAGGACCACCTACGGTATAGATTTCACATGCGCCGTGAGTAAGGGAAACATCTTTGCTTGCCAATTCCACCCCGAAAAGAGTAGTAATCTGGGACTCAGGATTCTAAGTAACTTTGCACTCTTGTGTAAAGAGAAAAAAAGATTGTAA
- the polA gene encoding DNA polymerase I — protein sequence MNKNVLYLIDGSSYIFRAYHAIRKLSNSKGFPTNAIYGFTNMIFRFLKDYEPEYLGIVFDSKGKTFRDEIYPLYKANREEPPDDLKQQFPKIFEVVDALAIPKFQLEGYEADDLIGTITRDSVNKGVRVVLVTGDKDFSQLVSETVTLIDTMRNKETGYKDVLERFGVPPEKVTDVFALSGDSIDNIPGVKGIGEKTAKELISKYGSLEGLFDNLDKLSKRQKELIEKNTENAMLSKRLVTIKTDVPIKFSLEDFRFRGIDKGRLGKLFDELEFKSLLRELGEIDNSAVEKSKNNNIKSEVYYDNYRLVLSDDDLAKVIDRIKEGGEVSIDLETTSPEPMRAKIVGVSLSTASHEACYVPVAHRSLVDSRQQLSLDHVLERLKSIVEDERVNKIGQNLKYDYIVLEKYGLRLRGIICDTMIAAHLLDSSRMSYSLDELAKIYLGHNTITYKDLTGSGRSKIDFEEVELEKAKVYACEDADVAMLLFKKLVPLLQELNLIKVFKEVYLRLIEVLARVEINGVKVDSSRLKELSMEFQAGLESLASDIYSQVGYEFNLNSPIQLREVLFGKLVLPKKKLTRTGEPSTDVDVLNDLSRLHPVPERILEFRGLSKLKSTYVDALPKLINPETGRIHTSFNQVGTSTGRVSSSDPNLQNIPIRSEEGKRIREAFVPEEGFILLSADYSQIELRLLAHFSGDEGLRNAFKAGSDIHNRTASEIFGVPEDMVTPDMRRLSKNINFGIIYGISAFGLARQLGTSVSIAKNYMDEYFKRYSSVKKYMDESVRVAQDRGYAETILGRRRPIPELGSTDRTVRGIGERTAINTPIQGSAADILEIAMVKIHDKLASGYKSNMILQVHDELLFEVHEDELDVISRMVKEEMEGAFTLEVPLRVDIGVGKSWAEAH from the coding sequence ATGAATAAAAATGTTCTATATCTTATCGATGGCAGCTCCTACATATTTAGAGCATATCATGCCATCAGAAAACTGAGTAATTCAAAGGGATTTCCTACAAACGCTATATACGGGTTTACAAACATGATTTTCAGGTTTCTAAAGGATTATGAGCCCGAGTATCTCGGAATTGTTTTTGATTCAAAGGGGAAGACGTTCAGGGACGAAATCTACCCGCTTTACAAAGCCAACAGGGAAGAGCCACCTGATGATCTCAAGCAACAGTTTCCAAAGATTTTTGAGGTGGTCGATGCGTTGGCCATACCGAAGTTTCAACTAGAGGGTTATGAAGCGGACGATCTTATAGGAACAATAACAAGGGATTCGGTGAATAAGGGCGTAAGGGTTGTACTCGTTACCGGAGATAAGGACTTCAGCCAGCTTGTTTCAGAGACTGTTACACTCATCGATACTATGAGAAATAAAGAAACTGGTTATAAAGATGTTCTCGAAAGATTTGGTGTTCCACCTGAAAAGGTAACGGATGTCTTTGCCCTTTCCGGAGACTCTATTGACAATATTCCGGGTGTGAAGGGTATCGGTGAAAAAACTGCAAAGGAGCTGATCAGTAAATATGGGTCTTTAGAAGGTTTATTTGATAACCTTGATAAACTGAGCAAGAGGCAAAAGGAGCTCATAGAAAAAAATACAGAGAATGCAATGCTGAGTAAAAGGCTTGTAACCATCAAAACCGATGTTCCCATAAAATTCAGTCTCGAGGATTTTAGATTTCGAGGTATTGATAAGGGCAGGCTTGGAAAGCTTTTTGACGAGCTGGAGTTCAAATCCTTACTGCGTGAACTAGGCGAGATCGATAATTCTGCTGTGGAAAAATCTAAGAATAATAATATCAAAAGTGAAGTTTATTACGATAACTATCGTCTGGTGTTGTCTGACGATGACCTGGCGAAAGTAATTGATCGAATAAAAGAGGGGGGAGAGGTCTCCATAGATCTTGAGACTACATCTCCGGAGCCTATGAGGGCTAAAATCGTCGGGGTTTCCCTTTCTACTGCATCGCATGAGGCTTGCTATGTACCCGTCGCTCACAGGTCTCTAGTCGATTCCAGACAACAATTAAGTCTTGATCATGTTCTTGAACGGCTGAAATCAATCGTTGAAGATGAGAGAGTCAATAAAATAGGTCAGAACCTGAAATACGATTATATTGTCCTCGAAAAATATGGATTAAGACTTCGGGGAATCATCTGTGATACCATGATTGCGGCGCATCTACTGGATTCTTCCAGGATGAGCTATAGCTTAGATGAGCTTGCGAAGATCTACCTTGGTCATAACACAATTACCTATAAAGACCTCACAGGGTCCGGAAGGAGTAAGATTGATTTTGAAGAGGTGGAGTTGGAGAAGGCTAAGGTGTATGCCTGCGAGGATGCCGATGTTGCTATGTTACTCTTCAAAAAACTCGTTCCATTACTTCAAGAACTTAACCTGATAAAGGTTTTCAAAGAAGTTTATCTTAGGTTAATTGAGGTTCTCGCAAGGGTGGAAATTAATGGTGTAAAAGTAGACTCCTCTCGTTTAAAGGAATTATCTATGGAGTTCCAAGCTGGACTGGAAAGCCTGGCAAGTGACATATACTCCCAGGTTGGATATGAGTTTAACTTGAATTCTCCCATCCAGTTAAGGGAGGTATTATTTGGTAAACTGGTTTTGCCCAAGAAAAAGCTCACAAGGACTGGCGAACCTTCTACCGATGTCGATGTGCTTAATGACCTAAGCAGACTGCATCCGGTTCCCGAGAGAATACTCGAATTCAGGGGGCTCTCAAAGCTTAAATCAACCTACGTGGATGCGTTGCCGAAGCTCATCAACCCCGAAACGGGAAGAATACATACCTCTTTCAACCAGGTGGGAACCTCCACGGGGAGGGTCAGTTCTAGCGATCCTAATCTGCAAAACATTCCTATAAGATCCGAGGAAGGCAAGAGGATCAGGGAAGCCTTTGTTCCCGAAGAGGGGTTCATACTTCTATCGGCAGATTATTCGCAAATAGAGCTGAGGCTCCTTGCGCATTTCTCTGGTGATGAGGGGCTTCGGAATGCATTTAAAGCTGGAAGCGATATCCACAATCGAACTGCTTCTGAGATCTTTGGCGTCCCTGAAGATATGGTAACCCCTGATATGAGAAGACTTTCAAAGAATATCAACTTCGGGATTATCTATGGAATAAGCGCCTTCGGGCTCGCGAGGCAGCTTGGCACCTCGGTTTCAATAGCAAAAAACTATATGGATGAATACTTTAAGCGTTATAGCAGTGTAAAGAAATATATGGACGAATCGGTTAGAGTTGCGCAAGATAGGGGCTATGCGGAAACAATTCTTGGAAGGAGAAGGCCAATACCAGAGCTGGGATCTACCGACAGGACCGTCCGAGGTATCGGGGAAAGGACAGCCATCAACACGCCGATTCAGGGTTCTGCTGCAGACATTTTGGAAATTGCTATGGTGAAAATACATGACAAATTGGCTTCAGGCTATAAGTCCAACATGATTCTACAGGTTCATGATGAACTTTTATTTGAGGTTCATGAAGACGAACTGGATGTAATTTCGAGGATGGTAAAGGAGGAAATGGAGGGTGCCTTTACCCTTGAGGTTCCTCTGAGGGTAGATATAGGAGTGGGTAAGAGCTGGGCAGAGGCTCATTAG
- the thiL gene encoding thiamine-phosphate kinase, which produces MIDELSALERIRARFQKVSNSVFLGIGDDTAAVKVHPERLLLATTDSQVEDVHFIKKLISATDLARRSVAVSVSDIGAMGGIAKYFLASMGLSSQEDEAFLEELMDGFESGAKEFGLELVGGNLSSSNKIFIDITVLGEVEPQLIVKRNGAKPGDFLYVSGTLGDSALGHKLLASSKIAESDEYLIMRHKRPQPRLNLGRELAKKRLVSSMIDISDGLMLDLERISIRQGLGATIYVDRIPLSSNYKERISDFSRDIYSIALSGGEDYELLFSSAENKREEIKKVSKRLNIKITEIGKVTDKPPVRVLDRYETELKVRRKGFIHFL; this is translated from the coding sequence ATGATCGATGAGCTGAGCGCTCTTGAAAGGATCAGAGCGCGATTTCAAAAGGTATCTAATAGTGTTTTTCTTGGGATTGGTGACGATACAGCGGCGGTAAAAGTTCACCCTGAAAGACTACTTCTTGCAACTACTGACTCACAAGTCGAGGATGTGCATTTCATAAAAAAGCTTATCTCGGCTACTGATCTTGCCAGGAGATCTGTTGCCGTTTCGGTGAGTGATATTGGTGCGATGGGGGGAATAGCGAAATATTTCCTAGCATCTATGGGATTGTCAAGTCAAGAAGACGAAGCCTTTCTCGAAGAGTTAATGGATGGATTTGAGTCCGGAGCCAAGGAATTTGGGTTAGAGTTGGTAGGAGGTAACCTAAGTTCGTCAAATAAAATTTTCATAGATATAACTGTGCTCGGTGAAGTAGAGCCACAATTAATAGTGAAAAGAAACGGAGCGAAGCCGGGAGACTTCCTATACGTCAGCGGTACGCTGGGAGATTCCGCTTTGGGTCATAAGTTACTAGCGAGTAGCAAAATTGCAGAGTCCGATGAGTATTTAATAATGAGACATAAAAGACCTCAACCAAGGCTTAACCTCGGCCGAGAACTCGCAAAAAAAAGACTCGTCAGTTCTATGATCGACATAAGCGACGGTCTTATGCTTGACCTCGAACGAATATCTATCAGACAAGGTTTAGGTGCCACGATATACGTTGATCGCATACCACTGTCATCCAACTATAAGGAGCGAATCTCCGATTTTTCAAGGGACATTTATTCTATTGCACTCTCCGGAGGAGAAGACTATGAGCTCCTTTTTTCTTCCGCAGAAAATAAGAGAGAAGAAATAAAAAAGGTCTCTAAGAGACTTAATATAAAAATCACAGAAATCGGAAAAGTGACAGATAAGCCCCCAGTTAGAGTTTTAGATAGGTATGAAACAGAGTTAAAAGTTAGGAGAAAAGGTTTTATTCACTTTTTATAA
- a CDS encoding hemolysin family protein: MSLEVVVIIIATSLILQAFFAGSEIALVSCDKIKMKALAEEGSKRAKLVLKSFQEIERFISTALVGINLALVTSTVVLTFYIQDKYPNKEYYVILILSPLIVIFGQVVPKAVFQKRGSTMVLWSTYPLWLASRIFSPILYMINIFVRGLLNLIGSTENPFITREELLHAIEVDQITRQGGYREKIIKRIFRFSETRVDEIMIPLIQVCALDEDAPVKEAVNMMKETGHSRIPTYHERIDNITGMLHAFDLLGAKPDDHIKNYSRTPFYIPEAKSVDALLDEMKRGHSGIAVVVDEYGGADGVITLEDILEEVVGEIEDEYDKGIRLWRKISESEYLINPRIEIEKVNEDLGLGIPEGEYDTLSGFLLTDVGSIPKVGDKVSHRNYTFIVTKASSRLIEEVKLITKNKG; this comes from the coding sequence ATGTCGCTTGAAGTAGTCGTTATAATAATAGCAACCTCCCTCATTCTTCAGGCTTTCTTTGCAGGTTCTGAGATTGCACTTGTTTCATGCGATAAAATAAAGATGAAAGCCCTTGCTGAGGAGGGCTCAAAGAGGGCAAAACTCGTACTTAAATCCTTCCAAGAGATCGAGCGTTTTATAAGCACAGCCCTGGTTGGGATAAACCTTGCCCTTGTCACAAGCACAGTAGTCCTGACCTTTTACATCCAAGATAAGTACCCAAATAAGGAATACTATGTGATACTAATTCTATCTCCTCTGATCGTTATCTTTGGCCAAGTTGTGCCTAAAGCTGTTTTTCAGAAAAGAGGTAGCACTATGGTCCTCTGGTCAACCTATCCTCTCTGGCTTGCATCGAGGATATTTTCACCAATTTTATATATGATTAACATTTTTGTGAGAGGCCTATTAAATCTTATCGGAAGTACAGAAAACCCATTCATAACAAGAGAGGAGCTCCTTCACGCAATTGAGGTAGATCAAATAACTCGCCAGGGTGGGTACAGGGAAAAGATCATAAAAAGAATATTCAGATTTTCCGAGACGAGGGTGGATGAGATTATGATTCCATTAATTCAGGTCTGTGCCCTAGATGAAGATGCACCGGTAAAAGAGGCTGTTAATATGATGAAAGAGACAGGGCACTCGAGAATTCCGACCTACCATGAAAGAATAGATAATATCACAGGCATGCTCCATGCATTCGATCTACTCGGTGCAAAACCAGATGATCATATAAAGAATTACTCGCGCACGCCCTTTTATATTCCAGAAGCAAAATCAGTAGACGCGCTTCTAGATGAAATGAAAAGGGGACATTCTGGAATTGCTGTGGTTGTTGACGAATATGGTGGAGCTGACGGAGTAATAACTCTCGAAGATATTCTTGAAGAAGTTGTTGGTGAGATTGAGGATGAATACGACAAAGGTATTAGGCTCTGGAGGAAAATCTCGGAAAGTGAATACCTAATAAACCCAAGGATTGAGATAGAGAAGGTAAATGAGGATTTGGGGCTTGGAATTCCAGAGGGAGAATACGATACACTGAGTGGTTTTCTTCTTACAGACGTTGGCTCTATCCCTAAAGTTGGCGACAAGGTTTCGCACAGAAACTACACTTTCATTGTCACGAAAGCCTCTTCTCGCCTAATTGAGGAAGTGAAATTAATAACTAAGAATAAAGGGTAA
- the dacB gene encoding D-alanyl-D-alanine carboxypeptidase/D-alanyl-D-alanine-endopeptidase, with the protein MRRFIFTSLHLVLVLIVSHIAFSANLGYSDRLFILIPKEARSNGKLGVVVKSLTTNESIFEFNADKLFIPASNQKVIISVAALSLLKPDYRFTTEFYSGGEVSDGVLHGGLYVKGYGDPTLERDNLVFIANQIKMMGIKEIRGGIIVDDSYFETVRFGKGWKSIWRGDAFSPPISALTLNHNTFEIHVSPSRSGGTPYIRLDPPGSYIQVFNKAVTSSRKGGLSAHWVDGSNAVVLNGRISPRRTSQALELAVVDPTLYTGGVFKRALEDSGIKVSGAVSKGIVPKWGNPVYTHNSIPLALVVNEYNKESVNVIGENLIKTLGAHFKGSPGSWETGAQVISDFLVGIGVDNDFRIVDGSGLSNLNRVSPKTMTDVLQYAYTNKLIGPDFVKSLPIAGVDGTLKKRFKSSVLEGRVFAKTGYINNVRALSGYALTRSGDVLAFSILSNGIGPQVKTFQSNILTELMDCCRSTAYRGN; encoded by the coding sequence ATGAGAAGATTCATTTTCACATCCCTACATCTTGTTCTAGTTCTTATTGTCAGCCATATCGCCTTTTCAGCGAATCTCGGATACTCGGATAGGCTTTTCATATTAATTCCAAAGGAGGCGAGGAGTAACGGAAAACTCGGCGTAGTTGTGAAATCCTTGACAACAAATGAAAGCATATTCGAGTTTAATGCGGATAAACTATTCATCCCCGCTTCAAATCAAAAGGTAATAATTTCGGTCGCGGCGCTATCTTTACTGAAACCGGACTACAGGTTTACAACGGAGTTTTATTCAGGCGGTGAAGTCTCTGACGGGGTCCTCCATGGAGGACTCTACGTTAAGGGTTACGGAGACCCAACGTTGGAAAGGGATAATCTGGTTTTCATAGCGAATCAGATTAAGATGATGGGGATTAAAGAAATCAGGGGAGGAATTATAGTCGATGATTCGTACTTTGAGACGGTTCGATTCGGGAAGGGCTGGAAGTCGATATGGAGGGGTGATGCATTTAGCCCTCCTATCAGTGCGTTAACCTTAAATCACAATACATTCGAGATTCACGTTTCTCCTTCAAGGTCCGGAGGTACACCATACATAAGGCTCGATCCACCTGGTTCGTATATTCAGGTCTTTAACAAGGCTGTTACTAGTAGCAGAAAGGGTGGACTATCGGCGCACTGGGTGGACGGCAGTAATGCCGTAGTTCTCAATGGACGAATCTCCCCACGCAGAACTTCACAGGCTTTAGAACTAGCCGTGGTTGACCCCACTCTCTATACGGGTGGTGTATTTAAGAGGGCCCTTGAGGATTCGGGTATAAAAGTAAGCGGTGCAGTTAGTAAAGGCATAGTTCCTAAGTGGGGCAACCCAGTATATACTCATAATTCAATTCCGCTTGCTTTAGTTGTTAATGAATATAACAAGGAGAGTGTTAATGTCATCGGTGAGAATTTAATTAAAACCCTTGGTGCTCATTTTAAAGGGTCACCGGGTTCATGGGAGACGGGCGCCCAGGTGATTTCGGATTTTCTCGTAGGCATTGGAGTCGATAATGATTTCAGAATCGTTGACGGGTCGGGTCTCTCGAACCTAAACCGTGTCTCTCCAAAAACGATGACCGATGTTCTGCAATACGCCTACACAAATAAACTCATAGGTCCCGATTTTGTTAAATCCCTTCCAATAGCAGGGGTGGATGGTACTCTGAAAAAAAGATTTAAAAGCTCAGTATTGGAGGGAAGGGTCTTTGCCAAAACAGGTTATATAAATAATGTAAGGGCGCTATCTGGTTATGCGTTGACAAGAAGCGGTGACGTTCTGGCGTTTTCAATTCTATCTAATGGTATCGGGCCACAGGTAAAGACGTTTCAGAGCAATATTCTTACGGAGCTTATGGACTGTTGTAGGAGTACTGCCTATAGGGGCAATTAA
- a CDS encoding hemolysin family protein, producing the protein MSDLPLSYSLFLMVIFLMLSGFFSMSEGSLFSLGRHQREKLKKEGRKSAVLIERLLRDPYNLIITILLADEVINIAYASIVASTIRKTIHSSSESGLSEELITLICIGISAPSLLLLGEIGPKTIGVKYPRLLSGIVSYPLNLFHTLITPIRWIIMFLSIGFTWLLAGKIEYKHETGFSSDEVKALVGLGSEEGVVTDIEKKLVASLFKLEEIPAYKIMTPSIDSFFIPVTMTPADAIHEVKKRGFSRIPVYKGDRDNIVGILYAKDLLQTYPSDGITIESFIKVPYFIPRTKRAFDLLREFQQKRMHIAVVVDEYGRVDGIVTMEDILEELFGEIEDERRAIRQPITIKEGEAILIPGSMRKDEFNDTVLFTVLRFGGLHTLGAELEKSILPAEEDHETVGGFVFDLFGRFPHEGEHVNYGSISFTINKVSGKRISELKVQRLKKEEINVA; encoded by the coding sequence ATGAGTGATTTACCCTTAAGCTATAGCCTTTTTCTAATGGTTATCTTTCTTATGCTATCAGGCTTTTTTTCTATGTCTGAGGGCTCGCTTTTTTCACTCGGAAGACATCAACGTGAGAAGCTTAAAAAGGAGGGTCGAAAGAGCGCAGTCCTTATAGAAAGGTTGCTTAGGGACCCCTACAATCTGATAATTACGATTCTTCTTGCAGATGAGGTAATAAACATTGCCTATGCGAGTATAGTAGCTTCAACCATAAGAAAAACGATACATAGTAGCTCCGAATCTGGTCTATCCGAGGAGTTAATTACATTAATATGTATTGGGATTTCGGCTCCAAGTCTTCTTCTTCTTGGAGAGATAGGTCCCAAGACCATTGGTGTAAAGTATCCCAGACTACTTTCAGGAATTGTTTCTTATCCACTAAACCTTTTTCATACGCTTATAACTCCAATTAGATGGATTATAATGTTTCTCTCAATAGGATTTACGTGGCTTCTTGCAGGGAAGATAGAATACAAACACGAAACCGGGTTTAGCTCGGATGAGGTAAAAGCATTGGTAGGGCTTGGAAGCGAAGAAGGGGTTGTAACAGATATAGAAAAAAAACTAGTAGCAAGTCTATTTAAACTGGAAGAGATCCCAGCTTACAAGATCATGACCCCAAGTATTGACAGTTTTTTTATCCCCGTAACCATGACTCCTGCCGATGCGATACATGAGGTCAAAAAAAGAGGGTTCTCAAGGATTCCTGTCTATAAAGGTGACAGAGATAATATAGTTGGAATACTGTATGCCAAAGATCTTCTACAAACATATCCTTCGGATGGAATCACAATTGAGAGCTTTATAAAAGTTCCTTATTTCATTCCCAGGACAAAAAGGGCATTTGATTTACTGCGAGAGTTTCAGCAAAAGAGAATGCACATAGCAGTAGTTGTAGATGAATATGGAAGAGTGGACGGCATTGTCACCATGGAGGATATCCTTGAAGAGCTGTTTGGTGAGATCGAGGATGAGAGAAGAGCTATCAGACAACCAATAACTATAAAGGAAGGTGAAGCGATTCTTATTCCTGGAAGTATGAGGAAAGATGAATTTAACGATACAGTTCTTTTTACAGTGCTGCGGTTTGGAGGACTTCATACTCTGGGCGCTGAACTTGAAAAATCAATCCTTCCTGCTGAAGAAGACCACGAAACAGTAGGAGGCTTTGTGTTTGATCTTTTTGGAAGGTTTCCCCATGAGGGAGAGCATGTTAATTATGGAAGTATATCCTTCACTATAAATAAGGTGTCTGGAAAAAGAATCTCTGAATTAAAAGTCCAAAGACTGAAAAAGGAGGAAATCAATGTCGCTTGA